In the Leptospira selangorensis genome, one interval contains:
- a CDS encoding fibronectin-binding protein — protein sequence MFRSPKAKIIALFTVIALTVSFSYLSAQSLNVYGTYKVTGTNPDGSKYRGSVTVTLNEDGSYNFQWSVGNSFSGTGSLSGNTLTVDWGDTYPVIYTVKSGGSRLEGTWGNGTGTEILTK from the coding sequence ATGTTTAGAAGTCCTAAAGCTAAAATTATAGCTTTATTTACCGTGATCGCTTTGACCGTTTCTTTCTCATATTTGAGCGCTCAATCTTTGAACGTTTATGGAACCTATAAAGTGACAGGCACAAATCCAGATGGAAGTAAATATAGAGGAAGTGTTACAGTCACTTTAAACGAGGATGGGTCTTACAATTTCCAATGGTCCGTGGGAAATAGTTTCTCCGGAACAGGGTCTTTGAGTGGAAATACTTTAACTGTGGATTGGGGCGATACTTATCCAGTGATCTATACGGTTAAAAGTGGTGGAAGTAGATTAGAAGGTACTTGGGGGAATGGAACAGGCACTGAGATCCTAACCAAATAA
- a CDS encoding sulfate/molybdate ABC transporter ATP-binding protein produces the protein MSIEIRNVSKRFGKFQALDQVDLTIPDGNLVALLGPSGSGKTTLLRIIAGLDTPDEGEVLFNGERSKSKSSKDRGVGFVFQHYALFRHMTIFENIAFGLKVRPRSTRPSKEEIQEKVFQLLKLVQLENFHARFPFELSGGQRQRVALARALAIEPKFLLLDEPFGALDAKVRKELRTWLRRLHDEIHITSVFVTHDQEEALEVSDSIVILRSGKIEQIGTPDEVYNKPKTPFVFHFLGDVNLFHGRIHEGTAKIGDIDVATPEHSDVVDKEGVAYVRPYDVEISRTSTQGIPAEIQYIHSTGRNVRIELKRLDSGTLIESLLDQSSFKELNLLPGETVYLRIKKAKVYVEYMEDFSI, from the coding sequence ATGTCTATTGAAATTCGAAATGTAAGCAAACGATTCGGAAAATTCCAGGCCTTGGACCAAGTGGACCTGACAATCCCGGATGGAAATCTAGTCGCACTATTAGGACCTTCCGGAAGTGGAAAAACAACACTTCTTAGGATCATCGCAGGGTTAGACACTCCGGATGAAGGAGAAGTATTATTCAATGGAGAAAGATCCAAATCCAAAAGTTCTAAGGACAGAGGAGTAGGATTCGTATTCCAACATTATGCACTTTTCCGCCATATGACGATTTTTGAAAATATCGCATTCGGTCTGAAAGTCCGTCCAAGATCCACAAGGCCTTCTAAAGAAGAAATTCAGGAGAAAGTATTCCAACTTTTGAAATTAGTTCAGTTGGAAAATTTCCACGCAAGATTTCCTTTCGAACTATCGGGAGGACAAAGACAAAGGGTAGCATTGGCAAGGGCTTTGGCAATAGAACCTAAGTTTTTACTTTTAGATGAACCTTTTGGAGCATTGGATGCAAAAGTACGAAAAGAATTACGCACCTGGCTCAGAAGACTTCATGACGAGATCCATATCACAAGTGTATTCGTAACTCATGATCAAGAAGAAGCATTAGAAGTAAGTGATTCCATAGTCATTTTAAGATCCGGTAAAATAGAACAGATCGGCACTCCCGACGAAGTATATAATAAACCTAAAACACCTTTCGTTTTCCATTTCTTAGGAGATGTAAACCTTTTCCACGGAAGGATCCACGAAGGAACCGCAAAAATAGGCGATATAGATGTCGCAACACCTGAACATTCGGACGTGGTGGACAAAGAAGGAGTTGCCTACGTTAGACCTTATGATGTGGAAATTTCCAGAACTTCTACCCAGGGAATACCTGCAGAGATCCAATACATTCATTCTACGGGTAGAAATGTAAGGATTGAATTAAAACGTTTGGATTCCGGAACTTTGATCGAATCCTTATTAGACCAATCTAGTTTTAAGGAATTAAATCTACTTCCCGGTGAAACGGTTTATCTTAGGATCAAAAAAGCAAAAGTATATGTGGAATATATGGAAGATTTTTCGATCTAA
- the cysW gene encoding sulfate ABC transporter permease subunit CysW produces MKETESVWIRLALIFSVLVLAFIILILPITVVFLEAFAQGWEAYLQGLQDSDTIAAMLMTLKVAGIAVPLNTAFGLTAAFLLTRFEFPGKNILLTIIDSPFAVSPVISGLIFLLLFGKQGWMGDILEEWNIKIVFNTPGLVIATVFITLPFVARELIPLMQSQGKEEEEAGILLGASLYQTFIKIIIPNIKWGLLYGLILCNARAMGEFGAVSVLSGHIRGKTNTLPLQIEMLYNEYNSVGAFSAASVLVFLSLLTLLLKTILERNLHRREEIEIPETTGLGKEKNTNVQVSKS; encoded by the coding sequence ATGAAAGAAACAGAATCCGTTTGGATCCGCTTGGCTTTGATCTTTTCCGTTCTAGTCCTCGCATTTATCATTCTAATCTTACCGATCACTGTAGTTTTTTTAGAAGCATTCGCCCAAGGTTGGGAAGCCTATCTACAAGGATTACAAGACAGTGATACAATCGCTGCGATGTTAATGACATTGAAGGTAGCGGGAATCGCAGTTCCTTTGAACACGGCATTCGGATTAACAGCTGCATTTCTTTTGACCAGATTTGAATTTCCCGGCAAAAATATTCTGCTTACGATCATAGATTCTCCTTTCGCGGTTTCGCCGGTAATCTCCGGTTTGATCTTCCTATTGTTATTCGGAAAACAGGGATGGATGGGAGACATATTAGAAGAATGGAATATTAAGATCGTATTCAATACTCCTGGACTTGTGATCGCCACCGTATTTATCACACTTCCATTTGTTGCAAGAGAACTAATTCCACTTATGCAAAGCCAGGGAAAAGAAGAAGAGGAAGCGGGTATTTTATTAGGTGCTTCCCTCTACCAAACATTTATCAAAATTATTATCCCGAATATCAAATGGGGACTTTTATACGGACTTATACTTTGTAATGCGAGAGCTATGGGAGAATTCGGAGCGGTTTCAGTATTATCCGGGCATATCCGAGGAAAGACGAATACACTCCCCTTACAGATAGAAATGTTATATAATGAGTACAACTCGGTAGGGGCATTTTCCGCTGCATCCGTACTCGTATTTCTTTCTCTACTCACCCTTCTTCTAAAAACAATCTTAGAAAGAAATCTTCATCGCAGAGAAGAAATAGAGATCCCAGAAACAACCGGTCTCGGAAAAGAAAAAAATACAAATGTTCAGGTTTCCAAATCCTAG
- the cysT gene encoding sulfate ABC transporter permease subunit CysT: MKLIFRPYSKTSFGLSLGLTVFYLSLLVIIPLSALFFKSATLGVSGLWEVFSEERIKQALYLSFGAGGVAAIINLFVGFLFAWVLVRYDFPGKKILDSLVDLPFTLPTAVAGIALTTIYAPNGFIGKYLTPYGIKIAYTPIGIVIALVFIGFPFVVRTVQPILEDLPKELEESAYCLGASRFQTFTKVILPELIPSLLAGTSMAFARGIGEYGSVVFISGNLPGKTEILPLLIVTKLEQYEYAKATGIAVLMLVLSFTIMFGINYLQNRASRRLG; this comes from the coding sequence TTGAAGCTAATTTTTCGTCCTTATTCTAAAACAAGCTTTGGTCTGTCCTTAGGACTTACAGTCTTCTACCTTAGCCTTCTTGTTATTATTCCATTATCCGCATTATTTTTTAAATCTGCGACCTTAGGTGTTTCCGGACTCTGGGAAGTTTTTTCAGAGGAGAGGATCAAGCAGGCTCTGTATTTAAGCTTTGGAGCCGGCGGAGTTGCAGCTATCATCAATTTATTCGTAGGATTTTTATTCGCCTGGGTTTTGGTTCGTTACGATTTTCCAGGTAAAAAGATCTTAGATTCATTGGTAGATCTTCCATTTACCCTTCCTACAGCTGTTGCAGGAATTGCGCTAACCACGATCTATGCACCAAATGGTTTTATCGGAAAATATCTAACACCTTATGGGATCAAAATAGCATACACTCCGATCGGGATTGTGATCGCTTTAGTCTTTATTGGATTCCCTTTCGTAGTTAGAACTGTCCAACCTATCTTAGAAGATCTTCCTAAAGAATTGGAAGAAAGCGCTTATTGTTTAGGAGCAAGTAGGTTCCAAACATTTACTAAAGTGATCTTGCCTGAGTTAATTCCTTCTCTACTTGCAGGAACCAGTATGGCATTTGCGAGAGGGATTGGAGAATACGGATCGGTTGTTTTTATCTCAGGAAACCTTCCCGGTAAAACTGAAATTCTTCCATTACTCATAGTTACCAAATTAGAACAGTACGAATATGCAAAGGCGACCGGAATTGCGGTTTTGATGTTGGTCCTTTCATTTACGATTATGTTCGGAATAAACTATCTGCAAAACAGAGCCTCTAGGAGACTTGGATGA
- a CDS encoding sulfate ABC transporter substrate-binding protein — MKAKSNNTILRSIAKGIGALALTGIFSFSAYANDTLLNVSFDPTRELYEEINKKFVDSWKKKSGKDLTIQQSHGGSGKQARAVIDGLEADVVTLALAYDIDSIVTNGGSVSKDWEKAFPNHSTPYYSTIVFLVRKGNPKAIKDWDDVVKPGIGVITPNPKTSGGARWNYLAAWGFAKKQYKTEEKAIEFVRNLYKNTSVLDTGARGSTTTFVQRGIGDVLLAWENEAELALSESRKANGGVAQFEVVYPSTSILAETPVAIVEKVAAKKGTTDIAKAYLEFLYTKEGQEIIAKHFFRPNDAAILKANVAKFPKLQLFDVRSIEGSWAAAHKKHFADGGLFDSIYGEAKK; from the coding sequence ATGAAAGCAAAATCTAATAATACTATACTCAGGTCAATCGCCAAAGGAATCGGCGCTCTGGCCTTAACCGGTATCTTCTCCTTCTCCGCTTATGCGAATGACACCCTATTAAACGTTTCTTTTGACCCAACTCGGGAGCTTTACGAAGAAATTAATAAGAAGTTCGTTGATTCTTGGAAGAAGAAGTCCGGCAAAGACCTTACTATCCAACAATCCCATGGTGGATCCGGAAAACAAGCGAGAGCGGTTATCGACGGATTAGAAGCAGATGTAGTAACTCTTGCACTTGCTTATGATATCGATAGTATCGTTACAAACGGTGGATCCGTTTCTAAAGATTGGGAGAAAGCATTCCCGAATCATTCTACTCCATACTACTCTACCATCGTTTTCTTAGTTAGAAAAGGAAATCCTAAAGCAATCAAAGATTGGGATGATGTTGTAAAACCGGGGATCGGAGTGATCACACCAAATCCTAAAACTTCCGGCGGAGCTCGTTGGAATTATTTGGCAGCTTGGGGATTCGCTAAAAAACAATACAAAACGGAAGAAAAGGCGATCGAGTTCGTTAGAAATCTCTACAAGAACACTTCCGTTCTAGATACGGGTGCCAGAGGATCCACTACTACTTTCGTTCAAAGAGGAATCGGTGATGTTCTTCTTGCTTGGGAAAATGAGGCAGAACTTGCTCTATCCGAGTCCAGAAAAGCAAACGGAGGAGTGGCTCAATTCGAAGTGGTTTATCCAAGCACCAGTATTCTTGCTGAAACTCCTGTAGCAATCGTTGAAAAAGTGGCTGCTAAAAAAGGAACTACTGATATAGCAAAAGCTTACTTGGAATTTTTATACACAAAAGAAGGCCAAGAGATCATCGCGAAACATTTTTTCCGTCCGAACGATGCGGCTATCCTAAAAGCGAATGTTGCAAAATTCCCTAAACTTCAATTATTCGATGTAAGATCTATTGAAGGTTCTTGGGCGGCTGCACATAAAAAACATTTTGCTGACGGTGGTCTTTTTGACTCCATCTACGGCGAAGCGAAGAAGTAA
- a CDS encoding PP2C family protein-serine/threonine phosphatase has product MKKALYLLILVFLPLFFSGCSESFTNQEHPAIVQGTLELKDYDLEEQGPILLSGLWKFRWLYWKSSGLESQNSYEVVSVPSSWNGKNGSRLGEGYGTYELNLKLNRNYGELAFILQEQSSSYFLYVNGKLLASCGEVEFPSSSDITIFEVKPAWCNKLVKFTPDAEELKIDMQIANRDHRLGGFWAPIRFGTASTVEKTWNAERFLDLFLAGGLFCIGLLHLIYAVVRRGEAASMYFGTYCVIMAARGLFSGTRIISEYLDFLKYNHYVRIEYVTFYLAIPVFLSYILSVFPRELKRILVDLVWWIAIGACIVVLVFPVRIFTFTITIYYLVAFLAGTLGLFSLTKAALRRRKGALIILAGFVFVYAAMIHDILYATFYLDTGYFTNIGAFVFIVAQSVFLSIRSSESLDRLLDLSRNLERRVEERTKQLRNALRLIQNDLNIAREIQKGLLNLEDAAEKKIGQIKFGILHKPLAEVGGDLYDIAELPSGKIRIFLADATGHGIQAALITILIRSVYEDLRLKEDSPGKLLSAIGSQFHGKYGNVSTFFSASILEISPDGKTLTLSLAGSPPVLVQTKDEEHIIECENPLVGLLENFHFEDKEIQLTPGFRILCFTDGLTESARLPGDFYGIERVLASLRTGDTQSLEELLSGIQEDLFRFLGTSEPKDDILVLGIEDQRS; this is encoded by the coding sequence ATGAAAAAGGCCCTGTATCTCTTAATTCTGGTATTTCTCCCATTATTCTTTTCCGGATGTTCTGAATCTTTTACGAACCAAGAACATCCTGCAATTGTTCAGGGAACACTCGAGTTAAAGGATTATGATCTCGAAGAACAAGGTCCCATTCTACTTTCCGGGCTCTGGAAATTCAGGTGGTTGTATTGGAAAAGTTCCGGATTAGAAAGCCAAAACTCCTACGAAGTAGTCAGTGTACCTTCTTCCTGGAATGGAAAGAACGGATCTAGATTGGGAGAAGGTTACGGAACCTACGAACTTAACCTAAAATTAAATCGAAATTACGGAGAACTTGCATTTATCTTACAAGAGCAAAGTTCTTCCTACTTTTTATATGTGAACGGCAAACTTTTAGCCTCTTGCGGAGAAGTGGAATTTCCTTCTTCTTCGGATATCACCATTTTCGAAGTTAAACCTGCCTGGTGTAATAAACTTGTGAAGTTCACTCCGGATGCAGAAGAGCTGAAGATCGATATGCAGATCGCAAATCGGGATCATAGGTTGGGAGGTTTTTGGGCGCCCATCAGATTCGGAACCGCCTCTACTGTGGAAAAGACCTGGAATGCGGAAAGATTTTTGGATCTATTCTTAGCGGGTGGGCTTTTCTGCATTGGACTACTTCATCTAATCTATGCGGTTGTCAGAAGGGGAGAAGCCGCCTCCATGTATTTCGGCACCTACTGTGTGATCATGGCAGCGAGAGGTCTATTTTCAGGCACGAGGATTATTTCAGAATATCTTGATTTTCTAAAATACAATCACTATGTTAGGATAGAATACGTTACATTCTACCTTGCAATCCCCGTTTTTTTAAGTTATATACTTTCCGTTTTCCCAAGAGAATTAAAACGAATTCTGGTGGATCTGGTATGGTGGATCGCAATTGGGGCGTGTATCGTGGTTCTTGTATTCCCTGTCCGAATATTCACATTCACAATTACGATCTATTATCTGGTCGCGTTTCTTGCAGGAACACTGGGATTATTTTCTCTCACTAAGGCAGCCTTAAGAAGAAGAAAAGGTGCACTCATTATCCTTGCCGGTTTCGTATTCGTATATGCCGCAATGATCCACGATATCTTATACGCGACTTTCTATTTGGATACCGGATATTTTACCAATATCGGAGCATTCGTATTTATAGTGGCTCAGTCCGTATTCTTATCCATTAGAAGTTCCGAAAGTTTAGATAGACTTTTGGATCTTTCCAGAAATTTGGAAAGAAGGGTGGAAGAAAGGACCAAACAGCTCAGGAATGCACTTCGTCTTATCCAAAACGATCTGAATATCGCAAGAGAGATCCAAAAGGGACTCTTAAATTTGGAAGATGCGGCCGAAAAGAAGATAGGACAAATCAAATTCGGGATCCTCCATAAACCTCTAGCGGAAGTAGGCGGCGATCTTTACGATATCGCTGAACTTCCAAGCGGAAAGATCCGCATCTTTTTAGCGGATGCAACCGGTCATGGGATACAAGCGGCACTCATTACTATCCTGATCCGAAGTGTTTACGAAGACTTAAGATTAAAGGAAGATAGTCCTGGAAAATTACTCTCGGCGATAGGCTCTCAGTTCCATGGCAAGTATGGGAATGTGTCTACATTCTTCTCCGCATCCATTTTAGAAATTTCTCCCGACGGAAAAACCCTTACTCTCTCTTTGGCGGGATCTCCTCCAGTTTTAGTTCAGACAAAAGACGAAGAACATATAATAGAATGTGAAAACCCGTTAGTGGGTCTTTTAGAAAATTTCCATTTCGAGGATAAGGAGATCCAACTCACTCCAGGATTTAGGATACTTTGTTTTACGGACGGACTTACTGAATCTGCAAGGTTGCCTGGAGACTTTTACGGAATAGAAAGAGTATTGGCCTCTCTCCGAACTGGAGACACTCAAAGTTTAGAGGAATTATTAAGCGGCATCCAAGAGGATCTATTCAGATTTTTAGGAACTTCTGAACCAAAGGACGATATACTAGTCTTGGGAATAGAAGACCAACGTTCCTAA
- a CDS encoding DUF445 family protein produces the protein MRNPYGNKPYSKLQFVSNSLLVLFGSILLIGLWQKWSLFIWGNIFIHGLEGGLVGAICDWFAVWKTYKAVESESETIAEEIGSWVSSDLISEHKLKSYLDGILDEPENIQAIRELLDTHLKGEKEVREFLNLIWDKIEEDVVLYVSNFKFSGADKQILHELNSRKEILSTVRFLVGETLMKVSDHQDFGERVQRITKGLSFLAKPLIWLIDPQKRIKEFGEGLKEGKDFETEEEEVLFELYSIFSECVELYIGSWNELPVERREEAVRALADFGREQLNRLISEVVLTHKEEISRLENLREYGPIRSFLEFLSSKTNESVSEYVGEQISKGLKLLEPKQFRENLELKTRRVLEKIRINGSLLGFLVGSAIGCIVLLFEGKLGL, from the coding sequence TTGAGGAATCCGTACGGCAATAAACCGTACTCTAAACTTCAATTCGTTTCGAATTCACTTTTGGTGTTATTCGGAAGTATTCTTCTTATTGGGCTCTGGCAAAAATGGAGTCTTTTTATTTGGGGAAATATTTTCATTCATGGTTTAGAGGGTGGACTGGTCGGAGCGATTTGTGATTGGTTTGCAGTCTGGAAAACGTATAAGGCAGTAGAATCGGAAAGTGAAACAATCGCAGAAGAAATCGGCAGTTGGGTATCTTCGGACCTGATCAGCGAACATAAATTAAAATCCTATTTAGACGGTATCTTGGATGAACCTGAAAATATACAGGCGATCCGAGAACTTTTGGATACACATCTAAAAGGAGAAAAAGAAGTTCGAGAATTCCTGAATCTGATCTGGGATAAGATAGAAGAAGATGTAGTATTATATGTTTCTAATTTTAAATTTTCGGGTGCAGATAAACAGATATTACATGAATTGAATAGTCGCAAGGAAATACTCTCTACTGTTCGATTCTTAGTGGGAGAAACCTTGATGAAGGTTTCCGATCACCAGGACTTTGGAGAAAGGGTCCAAAGGATCACTAAGGGGCTTTCATTTCTTGCAAAACCTTTGATCTGGCTTATCGATCCTCAAAAAAGGATCAAAGAATTCGGAGAAGGCCTGAAAGAAGGAAAAGATTTCGAAACAGAAGAGGAAGAAGTTCTATTCGAATTATATTCCATATTCTCGGAATGTGTGGAATTATATATAGGCTCCTGGAACGAATTACCGGTTGAAAGAAGGGAAGAAGCGGTCCGTGCCTTAGCGGATTTCGGAAGAGAACAATTGAATCGATTGATCAGCGAAGTCGTTCTAACACATAAGGAAGAAATTTCCAGATTGGAAAATCTGAGAGAATACGGACCGATCCGCTCCTTCTTGGAATTTTTAAGTTCTAAAACGAATGAATCCGTTTCGGAATATGTGGGAGAACAGATCTCTAAAGGGCTGAAATTATTGGAGCCCAAACAATTCAGGGAAAATTTAGAACTCAAAACTAGAAGGGTCCTGGAGAAGATCAGGATCAACGGAAGTTTATTAGGTTTTTTAGTTGGATCTGCAATAGGATGTATCGTCTTATTATTCGAAGGGAAATTAGGATTATAA
- a CDS encoding pirin family protein, which translates to MEAVVHKANTRGKVDFGWLKSNHTFSFGSYMNPERIRFGSLRVLNDDIVAPGRGFDPHPHQDMEIISIPIKGALEHQDSIGTSGVITSGEVQVMSAGTGIVHSEYNHSETDPVNFLQIWVIPDKRGAQPRYDQKKFLPEDRKNRFQLVVSPKESAEGLWINQNAWFSLGNAEAGKELQYESRNKSGGVYAFLISGKVNINGTELSTRDGAGFPRTDLLKVNALEDSELLLMDVPEIQ; encoded by the coding sequence ATGGAAGCGGTAGTTCATAAGGCAAACACGAGAGGAAAAGTGGATTTCGGTTGGTTGAAATCAAATCACACATTTTCCTTCGGAAGCTATATGAATCCGGAAAGGATCAGATTTGGTTCTTTGCGTGTATTGAACGACGATATCGTTGCCCCGGGCAGAGGTTTCGATCCGCATCCTCACCAAGATATGGAAATCATCTCTATACCGATCAAAGGTGCTTTGGAACATCAAGACAGTATCGGAACTTCTGGAGTTATCACATCCGGAGAAGTCCAGGTGATGTCTGCTGGAACAGGGATCGTTCACTCGGAGTATAATCATTCTGAAACGGATCCTGTGAACTTTTTGCAGATTTGGGTGATACCTGATAAAAGGGGAGCCCAACCTAGATACGACCAGAAAAAATTTCTTCCGGAAGATAGGAAGAATAGGTTCCAACTGGTTGTGTCTCCTAAAGAATCTGCAGAAGGTCTTTGGATCAATCAAAATGCATGGTTCTCTTTGGGGAATGCGGAAGCAGGAAAAGAGCTGCAATACGAATCTCGAAATAAGAGCGGTGGAGTTTATGCTTTTCTAATATCTGGAAAAGTGAATATTAACGGTACCGAGCTTTCGACTCGAGACGGTGCAGGTTTTCCAAGAACGGACCTTCTGAAGGTAAACGCTTTGGAAGATTCCGAACTTCTTCTGATGGATGTTCCTGAGATCCAATAA
- a CDS encoding S1C family serine protease — protein sequence MVLFTNTSADFLSSFEKKNDINSNEELDEAEILDAYSKSVIQAVDSVGPSVVHLQVTNKKGEGGSGSGFFLTPDGFIATNSHVVDGAVKIKANLSDGSSKEAELVGNDPHTDVAVLKVHGGLFPHSGFTDSKKLKVGQLVVAIGNPYGFESTVTAGVVSALGRTLRSRNGRLIDNVIQTDAALNPGNSGGPLVDFQGRVVGINTAIILPAQGICFAVASNTAEYVITRLITNGAVKRGYLGIAGQNQKIPTFTKTLNKLGSDSGILVLSLEPGSPADRAGIRNGDLIINLDDKEIHTIDDLHKILDETSIGRKLGIRLLRDGSIRSFFIEPGELK from the coding sequence ATGGTATTATTTACGAATACAAGTGCGGACTTTCTCTCTTCTTTCGAAAAGAAGAACGATATAAATTCGAATGAAGAATTGGACGAGGCGGAAATTTTAGACGCCTACTCCAAATCCGTAATACAAGCAGTGGACTCGGTAGGCCCGAGTGTAGTTCACCTACAAGTTACTAACAAAAAAGGAGAAGGTGGAAGCGGTTCCGGATTCTTTCTTACACCCGACGGATTTATAGCAACTAATAGCCATGTGGTTGATGGTGCGGTTAAAATTAAGGCCAACCTTTCGGACGGCTCCAGCAAAGAAGCGGAACTGGTAGGAAACGATCCTCATACTGACGTTGCAGTCCTTAAAGTGCATGGAGGATTATTTCCTCATTCCGGCTTTACAGACTCGAAAAAACTAAAGGTTGGACAATTGGTAGTCGCTATCGGAAATCCTTACGGTTTCGAATCTACCGTTACTGCAGGAGTTGTGAGCGCACTTGGAAGAACATTAAGATCTCGTAATGGACGTTTGATAGATAATGTGATCCAAACGGACGCCGCCCTAAACCCTGGAAATTCCGGAGGACCATTAGTAGACTTTCAGGGAAGAGTAGTAGGAATTAACACCGCGATCATTTTACCTGCCCAAGGTATCTGTTTCGCAGTAGCCTCAAACACCGCAGAATATGTGATCACTCGTTTAATCACAAACGGTGCAGTCAAAAGAGGATATTTAGGGATCGCTGGCCAAAACCAAAAGATCCCTACATTCACCAAAACTCTAAATAAGTTAGGTTCCGATTCAGGGATCTTGGTTTTATCGTTAGAACCCGGCTCTCCTGCGGATCGAGCAGGGATACGAAATGGAGATCTGATCATAAATCTGGATGATAAAGAGATCCACACTATAGATGATCTTCATAAAATATTGGATGAGACTTCGATTGGAAGAAAATTGGGAATTCGATTATTGAGAGACGGTTCTATCAGAAGTTTTTTCATCGAACCAGGCGAACTGAAGTAA
- a CDS encoding putative quinol monooxygenase codes for MIVTVSSYKILPERIQEFQEISSELSKESLKENGVLRFDLLQNDGDEGRFLIIEAYESESKRKSHLETPHFVNWRRTVPEMFSQGTTTVYYKPVSPKPEDWKK; via the coding sequence ATGATCGTTACAGTCTCTTCTTACAAAATACTTCCGGAAAGGATCCAAGAATTTCAGGAAATTAGCAGTGAACTATCCAAAGAATCTCTCAAAGAGAACGGTGTTCTTAGATTCGATTTGCTTCAAAACGATGGAGACGAAGGCAGATTTTTGATCATAGAAGCTTACGAAAGCGAATCCAAACGTAAGTCTCATCTGGAAACCCCTCATTTCGTGAATTGGAGAAGGACCGTGCCTGAGATGTTCTCCCAAGGAACTACTACTGTTTATTATAAACCAGTGTCTCCAAAGCCTGAAGATTGGAAAAAATAA
- a CDS encoding NAD(P)H-dependent flavin oxidoreductase — protein MKIKTPVTEMLGIDLPIIGAPMFLVSYPDLVVAVSEAGGLGTFPSQNYRTIEELRRGLEDIRSRTKKPIGVNLILHKAHNPNWAKHLEILLEFKVELIITSLGSPRSIINEAKSVGTKVFCDVTTLRHANLVAKSGADALVAVAQGAGGHAGNISPFSLFPYLKKEIGLPVLAAGAISGGAQMAAAMSLGADAVYIGTRLIATKEAAASQEYKEMIVESAPEEIVYTEKISGIPANWLKRSVEKAGDNFHNEGSTDIDQEFKRWRDIWSAGHGVAQIDSIIPAGDVIKGMAAEYADIVNKLPKLV, from the coding sequence ATGAAAATAAAAACTCCCGTAACGGAGATGCTTGGAATCGATCTGCCCATTATCGGGGCTCCCATGTTTCTCGTTTCATACCCTGATCTAGTTGTTGCAGTTTCCGAAGCCGGAGGCCTTGGAACATTCCCCTCTCAGAACTACCGGACCATAGAAGAATTAAGAAGAGGTTTGGAAGATATCCGATCCAGGACTAAAAAACCGATCGGCGTTAACTTAATTTTACATAAAGCTCATAACCCTAACTGGGCAAAACACTTAGAAATACTTTTAGAATTCAAAGTAGAGTTGATCATCACTAGCTTAGGAAGTCCTCGTTCTATTATCAATGAGGCAAAATCAGTGGGCACAAAAGTTTTCTGCGACGTAACTACATTAAGACATGCGAATTTAGTTGCTAAGTCTGGAGCGGACGCTTTGGTCGCAGTTGCTCAAGGTGCCGGTGGACATGCCGGAAATATTTCTCCTTTCAGTTTATTCCCTTATCTGAAAAAAGAGATCGGTCTTCCTGTTCTTGCAGCCGGTGCGATCAGTGGTGGAGCACAAATGGCCGCTGCAATGTCTTTAGGAGCAGATGCAGTTTATATCGGAACAAGATTAATCGCTACCAAAGAGGCTGCTGCTTCTCAAGAATATAAAGAGATGATCGTTGAGTCCGCGCCGGAAGAGATCGTTTATACCGAAAAAATTTCAGGAATCCCTGCAAACTGGTTAAAACGTTCCGTAGAAAAAGCGGGAGATAATTTCCATAACGAAGGTAGTACGGATATCGACCAGGAATTCAAACGTTGGAGAGATATTTGGTCTGCAGGTCACGGAGTGGCTCAGATCGATTCCATTATTCCTGCGGGAGATGTTATAAAAGGAATGGCTGCGGAGTACGCTGATATCGTAAATAAGCTGCCTAAACTAGTTTGA